One Candidatus Omnitrophota bacterium genomic window, ATAAAAGTAGCGACCATGCCGTTTTTCTTGGCCATATTTTTGATGATGTACTTGTAAAGCAGAAGATTATCGGCCATTTTGGTGAGTTTATCAAATTTCATATCGATTTCGCATTGGCCGGCAGTGGCAACTTCATGATGATGCACTTCTACGTTAATACCCGACTCTTTCATTTTCAGGATTATCCTGCTTCTCAAATCCTGGATAGAATCATGGGGAGGAACAGGGAAGTAACCTTCTTTAAAACGGATCTTATATCCTAAATTAGGATTCTCATTACGGCCGGTATTCCAGTCCGCCTCATCGGAATCTATAAAATAATATCCGGAGTTTTCGGTCTGGTCAAAACGGATACTATTAAAAATAAAAAACTCTGCTTCCGGGCCGAAATAAACATCATCCGCAATCCCCGTATCCTTAAGGTATTTCTCCGCCTTTTTGGCGATATAACGCGGATCGCGCGTGTAGGGCTTACGGGTCATAGGATCATAAATATCGCAAATAAGGCTTAAGGTCGGCACCTCACAGACTGGATCAACAATTGCCGTAGAAGGGTCAGGAATTAAAATCATATCCGATTCCTGAATCTTCTGAAAACCACGGATAGACGAACCGTCAAAACCAATCCCGTCTACCCAGATGGAACGGGTGATATCATCCATTTCTAATAATTCAGAGGCAGGAATGGAAAAATGCTGCCATAAGCCCGGGAGGTCATTAAATTTCAGGTCGATAATCTGGATACCCTTCTCCTTAACCATTTTGAGCACATCCCTGGCTGCTTTTTCGTCAAACGAACCGTTGGTAAGGGGATTTTTGGTTTTTACTTCGGCTATTTCTTTCGCCTTGCGTTTTGGGGACATCTTTTCCTCTCCTTTTGTCAGTAAATTCCGCCATAATTCATGGCGGATTCGCCACGTCTTGTGGCGAAAAAAAGGCATTCTTTTTGGTCGGTTTCCTCTGACCGTCTCGAACGCCTCTGTTCAATGAATATTTTGCCTAATTTTACACTACGATGTGCCTAAATTTTAGCCTTCTATATATACAAGTAAAAAAAACGCTCTTTTGGTAACCTAAATTTTCTGTTCCTCTGAGTTGAGAAAATTTATTCCTGGGCCAAGCGAATGGCCTCTCATCCGATTGCCACTGAGCCGCGCTCTTCTGTGCGGATACGTATACATTCCGTAAGGTCCAAGACAAATATCTTGCCGTCTCCTATCTCGCCGGTCTTAGCGCCTTTGACGATGGCTTTTATAGTCGGTTCTACAAAATTGTCGTTTACGGCTATCTCCAGGCGGATTTTCTTCAGGAGGTTTCCGGTTTCCTTAACCCCGCGATAAACCTCAGTAACG contains:
- the glnA gene encoding type I glutamate--ammonia ligase yields the protein MVKEKGIQIIDLKFNDLPGLWQHFSIPASELLEMDDITRSIWVDGIGFDGSSIRGFQKIQESDMILIPDPSTAIVDPVCEVPTLSLICDIYDPMTRKPYTRDPRYIAKKAEKYLKDTGIADDVYFGPEAEFFIFNSIRFDQTENSGYYFIDSDEADWNTGRNENPNLGYKIRFKEGYFPVPPHDSIQDLRSRIILKMKESGINVEVHHHEVATAGQCEIDMKFDKLTKMADNLLLYKYIIKNMAKKNGMVATFMPKPLFADNGSGMHCHQSLWKKGVNLFYDKNGYALLSQSAKYYIGGLLKHANSLMAFCAPTTNSYKRLVPGYEAPVNLVYSARNRSAAVRIPMYSDNPKSKRIEFRPPDPACNGYLAFSAMLMAGLDGIQHKIDPGEPLDVDLFELNEEELAKIATVPSSLRRAIDALEADHEYLLKGGVFTKDVIDVWLEFKRKKEIDPVRMRPHPYEFYLYFDI
- a CDS encoding P-II family nitrogen regulator; translation: MKLIIAIIQPYKLEEVKEELYKAEVNLITVSEVLGHGRQKGVTEVYRGVKETGNLLKKIRLEIAVNDNFVEPTIKAIVKGAKTGEIGDGKIFVLDLTECIRIRTEERGSVAIG